AAGAACAACTTACATAGATGTTTGAGTGTAAACAATCAAAACAATTTAAATCCAAACGATAGATTATATTTACCTAGAAAATCTAATTAATACATAAATATTGCAACACAAAGAACAATCAAAGATTGAGAAGTTAATTTGCAGACCTCGCCTACTCTTAAAATCGGGCCTGTAAGTTTGTTTTACTATTTTGCTCTTCCCCatttaattttagttatatttaagtttaataaattcataaatagtctaatagtttaatttttttagattaaACATTCATTATACCTAGAATACCTTAAACCTCGAAGTATAAATGTTTATTATAGCCTAATCAATTGTTTAGATAATTTAGTGTAGAATATTCACAATAAATATTCGTTGATGAGTATAAGGCTACAAGAGTGTAATAGACCGTTTACATTGTTTTTATTCACTTAAATAGACCAACTTTCAATAAATCAATTATTAGATGGtccaatatttaaaattaataatctttaagttttattatacttaattAATTCCAAACTATATAATGGACTTAAGATAGTTAAGAAGATTTCATTCGCTTTAACAGattgaataattattcaaatttgtaataaagtttcataatatatataatagctTAATATGTAGTCTTATAGATAGTATTCTTTACTATGATTGATTCATATTTCACTATCTTTAGTGAGTCTAATAACGTAACAGAtatttaacttttcactaattaacttatataaataattaaaagaaattaatctAATGTATCTAATAAAGTTACCGACtgatttaaattctaaaaatattCTTAAGCGAAGAGAATTTCACTACaacaaattcaattttttgCAACATTAGATTTAGTGGCATTTGAAAAAATGTCAtgcactgatttatatttttagtgtaataattattggtctTTATCTTAAATTCCACTATAATGTGATTtagcgacactttatttggtctttagtggtatatatattgttactatagtctatagtgacatttatgagaaatgtcactagatcctatgtcgTAAAAAGCTTcagtgtgattttttattatgctgctatagggtctaataaatgtcactaaatcctttatatatactattagaaatttgaattagcgatatttaaattaaatgccGCTAAATATCACTCAAAGCAAGTTATGTTGTAGTGTTTGATCATACATCAATTATAAAACCGACTAGAAACTTAATCCGACGATATTGGCCTATTCAAATATAGTTGTAATCGACGGATACTCAActcgaacccgatttgtgccTAGATAATTGAACTAATTATTGATAGATGGCAACATGAGCCCGATTGACACTTTTCTCGAATTTCAACTAGTACCGAACCGATATAAACCCGATAACTAGAATGATTGATCTTAATAACAATCGCTAAACTAATCGTTCTAACCCATGTGTGACCCGCCACACCACGTATTTGAAATCTAATTCATTTAAATGCCAACCAAACCGAAATGATTCAATCTACTGACCTAAATGAACACCTATACTTATTAGTTTAGATTCTAAGGTTTAGCAAGTAAAAACATCCTAATATAAGAAAATGGTGTGACATGAGGAttaatatttttcctttcttcAACGAGCATCATTAACTTGATAATATGTATAAATTTACTGTGGCAAATGTGATATTCTTGGAATCACCAACAGGAGTAGGATTCTCATATGGGAAATATGAGATTTATAATCAAATAGGGGATACAAGCATAGCTAAAGATGCCTATACATTTCTTGTCAATTGGTTAGAAAGATTTCCTCAATATAAAAACCAAAATTTCTTCTTAACCGGAAAAAGTTATGTTGGTCACTATGTGCCTCAACTTGCTTATACCATCTTGCACAATAGCAAGCATGCAAACAACTACATTAACCTCAAAGGCATCGCGGTATGTATAATTACACATAATCATTGTCACGAAGTTTGATGTGTTATAATTGGAGAGCACTTTTTTTATTGGGGATCTTTACCTAGGGACAGAATGCTTTGTTAATCACCTAAAACAGGTTAGATTAGTCTGATTGTAGACTCTTAGTATGcttatattaataaatacatATAAGTATAAATACCCTAAAAAAGAGTATGAAGAGTTAGAGTTAATATATGTATGGGAAAGGACAAAGGTTGCAACTTTTCGAAGGTCACCGTTAAAACAGCCACCTCCATCAAAGGAAGAGATCATCAACTACCATAAGACTTTGCATATTTATCAAAATGTCGTGAAGAATACCATTTATTTTAAGAATAGTTACTACACACGCATCCAAAGAAGCATAGGGTACTTTATAGAAAGAGTTTCAAGGATATAGCAAAATTAAGATCATTACACTCCAAAACTTGAGAAGAGATTTTGAGAAATCTAAGTATAGAGTAGGCAGTCAAATGAAGATGtatatagatgagattaaagaAACTGTCAATAACATCTTGCGTGTTGTAGCAGAAGCATATAATAATGCAATTAGTGTGATAAAAAGGACAAAGAGCTTATTATATGTAACAATATTAGAGGTGGTAGGCATGATGAAGGCTCAGGATGATAGAGTATGCAAAAAAACATACACGAGTCTGGGAGGAGCGTTTCAGGCTTGTCACAAAATCAAGAATGACAAAAAGTTGAAGGTCAGAAACATTAATAATTGCAGTTATGCCAAAAAAAGGAAATGCAACTGACTAGAAAGGAAGGAAAGCTTTATCCATTTAGAATTTGCAAGAAAAAAATCACTTAGAGAGTGATTGAAAATGGAAAGGCAAGCCACACTGTAACCATTGCAATTGGTTTTGCCATGTGGCAAAATATTGCAAAATGAAGTTGAATGAAGCACAACTTTTAGAACAAGTAGGTTATTTGTTCAATGTGCATGAAGATGGTCAAGAATCAACAAATGAATTGTTAATTGGTAATAGGTTTAGCAAACACAATACAAAGATTCATTGATTTTATTCAACTTGATAATTCGTCCAAATTCTATCAAATCGGGCAATGGAGTTTTCTtcaatttaagtattaattaggAACAATTGCAATAGCAATGCACAATTTGAGAAAGAATTTTATCATTATACCACAATTGATGAGAAATgggtttattgttcatttaaaaAGTTACACTCGTAGTATCTCAGATGCTTTTCAAAAAGGAATTGCAAGTATtctataaaagataaaaatttatgttgaattggtctTACTTATCTGATCATGCTCGCAATACTCAATAAGTAAATGAGACATGTTACTTATGACATAGAAGATTATAGAAGATTGAGTCATAGAAATTCAAAAGCACTTTATCAAATTTGCAGCAGCAAATGTTGAAAGATCTACAGATTCTACATTTGTGATCATGTTTGTGGAACATGTTAACTTGTCAAGATACACAAACTTCCATTTCCAAAAGATAAACCTTAGAGAGCTAGCAAACCATCGGAATCTATACACACTAATGCTTATGGTCTAATGAGGACTCTCTCAATTGTAGGACtaagtatataatattatatatcaaggATTATTTAAGAATAAGTTGGGTCTATTTCCTGAAAGAAAGATTAAAATTCTTTAGCATCTTCTGCAAATGGAAGAAAAGTTTGGAGAATCAAAGTATTTCAAACTAAAGAAAATCAGATGTGATAGAGATCCAAAATTTAACTcaacaaaattcaacaagttttgTGAAGATAAATGTGTTTAATACTGATTTACAGTTGGTTATACGTCATTACAGAATGGAGTTTCCATAAAAACTTAGCACAGTGTTGGAAATGACAAAACAATACTTAAAGAAAAAAGGCTTCCAAATAAGATATGGGCaactatttttaattcaatttatttacTGAATAAAGGCTTGACAAAAGCAACGAAGAATATGACACCATTAGGTAATAAATCGTCAGTTAGGCATTTTTGAATATTTGGTTTGTAAAATGTCTCAAACTAAAGAACTGATGATTATTTTACTTAGCAATGGTTTGTAAAATGTCTCAACAAACATCTTTTATATGTGAAGAGTAACACAAATGTAGATATTCTAATTTTCTCCTTATATGTGGACAACCTAATAATCAAATGCAACAACAAgaaattgattttataatttaagaagaaaatgatgcaagaatttgagatgaaagatgATTAGGACTTTACGTTCTTCATTAGTAGTACCACATGTGGATGGTGTAGCATAGTACATACGTCGGCAAGTACTACCTAAATCCACATggagtgggggttaagttaatGGTTTCTAAATCGATTAGTATGTTCAAtaaaacgtataatatgatggTTGATGGTCGAAATAAGTAAAGCCagcaataaaaaatatttgagcAATAATTTAGcataaaattaaataaggaaGCAATGAACTAAAAAGACATAAAACTAATACAAAGATGAGATCATCAATACGATAAAGAGGCAAAAGTTAGGCTTTCTCAGCAAAAATAATATCCACAAAGGTTCAACCTAAGCACATGGATATAGCTTATGGGGAAGAATATATCATAGCTACTAGTATTGTCCCTCAAGCAACAAAATTTTTCCAAAACATG
The sequence above is drawn from the Amaranthus tricolor cultivar Red isolate AtriRed21 chromosome 5, ASM2621246v1, whole genome shotgun sequence genome and encodes:
- the LOC130813423 gene encoding uncharacterized protein LOC130813423; this translates as MYKFTVANVIFLESPTGVGFSYGKYEIYNQIGDTSIAKDAYTFLVNWLERFPQYKNQNFFLTGKSYVGHYVPQLAYTILHNSKHANNYINLKGIAYKYPKKEYEELELIYVWERTKVATFRRSPLKQPPPSKEEIINYHKTLHIYQNVVKNTIYFKNSYYTRIQRSIGDFEKSKYRVGSQMKMYIDEIKETVNNILRVVAEAYNNAISVIKRTKSLLYVTILEVVGMMKAQDDRIDSIWVAYRGGEMQSKGASNIRQKLEQLRSTRSISLDSTEQMLCTPSMDPTNSPKLLEEELQLTQPD